One window of Pelmatolapia mariae isolate MD_Pm_ZW linkage group LG18, Pm_UMD_F_2, whole genome shotgun sequence genomic DNA carries:
- the tmub1 gene encoding transmembrane and ubiquitin-like domain-containing protein 1, whose protein sequence is MALIEGVGDEVTLLFAALLLLTVLLLAWISTRTSEPPEHLFTGSSPLQRPGQTQQDTPFSSTAVSSSSPPYPPSSPSTFSMSSSSPSSSVNDSFLTEAPPTLEDGQVGGDGVRRRGGDGEGAVSQRNMVVRLKFLNDTERTAQVQPQDTIGYIKRTYFAGQEHQVRLIYQGQLLQDDARTLASLNLAHNCVLHCHISQHAARGVAGGQRAGDQVRVALNVGSLMVPLLVLMLSVLWYCQIQYRQFFTAPATASLVGVTILLSLVAFGVYRR, encoded by the exons ATGAGGTGACGCTGCTGTTCGCCGCTCTGCTGCTGCTAACGGTGCTGCTGCTCGCCTGGATCTCCACCCGCACATCCGAGCCCCCTGAACACCTGTTCACAGGCTCCTCCCCTTTACAGAGGCCCGGGCAAACCCAGCAGGACACGCCCTTTTCATCCACCGCCGTCTCCTCATCCTCGCCCCCCTACCCACCATCCTCACCCTCCACCTTCTCCATGTCCTCGTCCTCACCTTCCTCCTCTGTGAACGACAGCTTCCTGACAGAGGCTCCCCCCACACTCGAGGATGGACAGGTGGGAGGGGACGGGGTGAGGCGCAGAGGAGGAGACGGGGAGGGTGCGGTGTCTCAGCGGAACATGGTGGTCAGACTCAAGTTCCTCAACGACACGGAGAGGACGGCGCAGGTCCAACCGCAGGACACCATCGGGTACATCAAGAG GACCTACTTTGCGGGGCAGGAGCATCAGGTGCGTCTCATCTATCAGGGCCAGCTGCTGCAAGACGACGCGCGGACGCTCGCCTCGCTGAACCTCGCCCATAACTGCGTGCTGCACTGCCACATCTCGCAGCACGCGGCGCGGGGGGTGGCGGGGGGCCAGCGGGCGGGAGACCAGGTGCGCGTGGCGCTAAACGTGGGCAGCCTGATGGTCCCACTGCTCGTGCTCATGCTGTCCGTGCTGTGGTACTGTCAGATCCAGTACCGCCAGTTCTTCACCGCCCCCGCCACCGCCTCGCTGGTCGGGGTCACCATCCTCCTCAGCCTGGTGGCCTTTGGCGTCTACCGCCGCTAG